aatgatttgtgatcttcactggtgtccatggattacacgtcaaagtaagggtggggtcatctaagatagcacaagggttaagtgtgtCCTGTATTGTATGTTTAAGTTCAAATATCTCAATTTTTGATAAAGAGCAATTATAATAACATTATTACATGTGTATGGGGATGTATTTATATGGGTGTATatcttcttttatgttttactttgtctttttttgtatcttaatctttgattgcttgaaataaaccaattccaaatcaaaatatgaatgtggagagatttgttttttaatgaaaatggtaGTTATTAGTAGGTTCAGgacagaaaaaaggtcaaaatataaaataataaatctaaatatataCCTACATACATAGCTATAATATTACACGTGTTGCTACACAACATGAGCTACAGTTTAAAAGTGATAAACTAAAGGTTGAAGCATTAACGGGACAGCTCCCATTTCTCTCTTGATAATGTTatcttaactttttaaacatatgcATTTCTGGGATGTTTTGAAGCCTCCTGCAGCTGTGgtggttttattttcttattctaACATTGCATATTTTACACACAGTTGTGTTTTCTATAGTCATAGTTCTTCCAAAAACTGAGCATCTGTTTTCTTCCCACACTGAAAGTCATACAGCAGCATGACATCACCAACTGCAGTGTTAACTCAACAAAGAGGGTAGGGGGGTAGGAGGGggataggagggggggggtgtctttGAAAGTGtagaatgtgtgtttttatttattattttaatcattACTTAAATTTACAAAGTACTTAGATCCAGTTAGAATTACACATCTGAAATTCAGATTAGTCTACAGTTTTTTTGACGAAAAATACATGTCATGatagtttttctttatatttgatatttttatttagtcGCCCGGACATTTTTGACCCAAAAACTGCAAGTTTCCGGTCATAGTTTTTGTTGACGGATGAACAAAGGATTTCTCTGTACCTCTCCTGAAGCCGAAGACTTTGCCAGGTTGTTAAGGACTGTGCAGAGTACTCCAGCATCCACAGCTTGTAGAAGAGCATCATGTTGAGGAACACAAGCAGAACCAGGCTGGAGAGGACATTTAGAAAACAGTCAAAACCTTTCATTTCCTTTTAGCACACATCGAATAGTCTGTTGGAGAATGCAAATGATAGTTGCAGTTTGAATAAatgtttctgctgagcaggaAAGAGGTGTACCTGAGACAGATCCTAAGAATGGCAATGAAAGAACAAGAGAGAGAAGTTACACTTAAGAGATTTGGTATGAGGAAACCTTGAAGGGACAAAGCTGAAATCAGGAAGTGCAATAATAATCGTTagtgtgctcagacacacataaaaacatatctgtgtgtgtttgtcgtACACAAAGCTGATGATGAGCAGCAGTTTGGAAACGCTGTACAGAGCCAGGCCTCCAAGCATGTGATGGTGATCTGGACTTCTCGTCTGCGTGGAGCCCGCCACTTGTTTGATCCTCTGAATCACATCTTCATCTGTCGGCGTGGTAACAGGACTGAGGGCTTCGTCCAGATGTTGGCTGCGCATGTGTGGGAGGGGCCTCTTCTTTCGCCTCACTGTGGAGTTCTTTATCCCCTTGGCCTTTGGAGAGAGCTGGCTGGCCTCATTCATGACCTCCTCCAGCTTGGCCAGCTCCAtttctgacaggaaaaaaaaaaagttctgtcaAGTAACGCATCATACATATGTTCATTTTAAGGGCTGGaacacacagaaatgaaactgtttgatagtgtcattaaaaaaagttactttCAATACAAATCCACAAGACTTGATTATTTCGATTTTAAGTGAGCAGAGATGGCGTATTATTTTAGCTTAGCAACATCactcaaaaaataattaaataaaaatgtaaaatcacctttttcaaaaatcaattgGATTTCAAAATGATTGTAATTTATCTGTATGTCTTTTCATTggtacataaaaacaattaacatGATTATTGTAAAAAAGCGATTATTTTATCCTCACTGAATCATAATCTGTGAACAGTAAACAACATCCTGgaacaaaacattgttttaaatggTTAATATAGGAGTTAATGATGAGatacaaatgtttatttagtGCTTTTCGGTTTCTGACTCTTTTGTATATTTAAATGTGCGTTGGGTCAGTTTGACCCGGGACCATCAGTGCTTCTCCtttgaaacaaacataacaagagGGTTCCATATAAAAGGCTTTGTATTGCTTCCTTTTTGTTGCCACACTATTTAATAGCAGATCTGTTTAAAGGCAAACTATAAAGTGTGCTTTAAAAACAATCCCCTTTAAAAAGGCAATAGGAAATTATCCACAGCAGCTGAGTATATTCCTCATTTCCCGGTTTAATAATAGTTGGCCAATTTTgatgcttttacaatagtttCCATTCCCACACTCTAATCCATTGAGTATGAGCAGAGTGTTTAAAAGTGCAGCTAATTTATGAGGAGTAGATCAGAATCAGCAGTTTACGGATGTCTGGTTTTTAGTCTCAGCTCTTTAAACTGCAGTGTCTCCTCACTCATGGATGGTGTTTCATTAGCTCTTCAATACTAATGTATGACACATGATACAGGaggctttttttaacaaaaaaaaatcgaatGTATGTGAATTAatcaaatagaaagaaaaactggTATAAAGGTGGAATTGCTTTGTGTTTCTTACACAAACACCCAGACAAGTCTAGATATGCAGCTTGGTCTGCAGTTAAGGGTGCCTGCTGACTTTAATGAGCTGTTTAACCTGGGTGACTGACAGGAAACATGGCTCCAACTGGAGAGCTGTCAACTGAAACaatacaaaagttttaaaaactccCATAACAGGGTAGTTTGTATTCCCAGTCAGCTGTGCTTACAATGAGAAAAATGAGATGGAAGGCGTGTCAAAGCAAAACgaagacagaaataaaaactggtgaaagttgcaaaacaaaaaactcaaagCAATCTGGGAACACAGTTAACAGTAAAAGACAGTTGATctgaaaaaggtaaaaaaaaaacttttcagaagAAGATTGGCAGACAAAGAGTTGAATGACTACATGAAAGAAACTGTCAGTGATTATTCATCAGGTTCTATCAGGCAAACGTTTACTTTGGGTCAGGTCCAATGAAACATCTAATGATAACAGCTTGAACTAATGAGACtggcaaaaaaacaagtgaaatgtCAGTCATCAATGCCCAGGTGTACATTTGCATGTAaagtacatttacatttatattttttaactggGTTTGTGGAGAAAGTTGTGATTTTTCACCAAAGTAAAAGGTATTAAAGCTTTCTATCACCAGCAAGCAATCATTAAACTTGTGAAGGTTATGAACAGTTAAGGCaatctttaaaatgaaatcataaacagagaaaaaaatggctgatcaatccttaatttaaaaaaaaagaagatcatCAGGTATTTTGCTTTATGCCTCTCAATGTATCCCGCCTTCGCCCCGGGACAGGCTCCGGCCACCCCGTGACCACGATTGGGATAGAACGGggatagaaaatggatggatgaatggatgggtttTTGCAATCAATGACAAAATCTTGATCCAAGGAACAAgttgcaaaaaatgtaaataatttttttcccaGTTTAGTTATTTGTGATATTAGTAGAAGATAATGGTAGTTTTTGTGACACAGACAGACAAGCTAAATCACAGAAACATTTACCAAGATGTCGGAAGTTCTCCTCCAGTCCACTCCAAAAGTTTTTCTCTATTAAGCCCTTCACCAGACCCCACGGCTGTTTCCTGAAACGCAGCTCCGTTGATATCCTGAAGGACACAAATACAAGCTCATTTTCGGCAGACACGAACAGCAGTTTTGaatacaaacatgtcaaagaCAAAGTAGACAGCAACATTTGGTTCAAATTAGTTGAGGTCCCTCACCGTAACCGACATTTGTTCTTGGCCACGCGTGTTAGCATGTAGCGGTTGAGAGTGTAGAAGTAATCATGGTAGGGCACGTCGTGCGTGATGACCTCTGCGTCTATTATATAACACTCACTCTCCTGGCTGGCTTTGTACAGAGTCTAAGAAAATCAGCAAAATGTGGCTTAATCAACTGCTGCTCAATAGCTAGAAAGTGATTTGGAACGTTTGTGGGGCTTGCTCCACCTGCGTCTCAGTGACCGCAGCTGTCTTAGGTGCCAGAGGGTTGGACAGAGAGATGGTGTACATGATCTCTCTGGTTTGGTGTCCACCTTCGTCCTTCTTCCATGGGTGATACACCACGTCTGgatcaaaaaaaaagtcagattttattGAACTACAAAGGTCCGTTGGAAAGTGACTGTATTACCATAAGAATGTAGGGGGTAATAACCCGAGAATCGCCGTTGCTCCATGAAGTCACTCATGAACTGAGACTTGTTGAAGAGAATGTCGTAGAGTTTGTCCACGCTGATCCTGTACACCTCATTGATATGCTGCCTGCCGTTTAGATCATCATGGAAGGCCTGCACCTCACCTGAATAGCAAAATTCAAGGTGTGATTCTTTCCAATTTCCTCAACATCACCCCACAATGGcaatggatgaaggatggaagCTGAAATACCTTCGTCGTGGGTTTCTGAAGAGTCACTGAGCTCAGTAGGGATATCTTCATTGTCATTTAGGTCCAGGGATGGTGAGGGAACAGGACCTTCAGGTCCACTGGTttctttcttctcctcctctaaTAGAGGAACAGTCAACAGCTCCCCGTCTGCGAGGCAGTCTGTAAATTCCTCCACTGGAAGGTCAAACTGAGGGAGAAAATCCCATCTGTAACCCTCTATTTCCATCTCAAGAGAGTTTAGTGGGTTTAAGAACCAGTTAATGGCTTACTGTGATGGGTGTGTCATTGTTGCCAGGGCTTGGGATGGCGCTGTTTGGAATGACCTTCTTGAGCAGCGGAGGAGGGCTCCCCTCAGGCTTGGCCTCTGCACTGCTCTTTGTCAAGTTGTCATTGTTGATCTCATTCTCCTCATTTGGAATCTCCTCGCTAAACCTGGAGGGACCAGATAACAGTGATGGAGGGagagtttgtttagtttaaagaattcagtctcaacttttgaaaaaggttttttctaACAGCTACAACATGCAAAGGAATATTTGCAAACTCggtaaattaaatatataacaACAGTAGAAAACTCCATCCTCAAACAtatcaaaatccaaaaacaacacaaaaataggAAACAATGTTTTATATAATGATCCTTCTAGTGTGGATCATGTGAAAAAAGGTTCTGAACACACAAATCTAGAACAGAAGACAATGTGACACAAATGTGTCACATTGTATCTTCATATGGAAAACTGTACAGTAAACAGACAGTAAGTCAACACTCCACTGTGTGAACATGACTGGCTCCGTGAACGACAGGGACTTGGACTTCCCTTTCAGACTTGAGGTTCACTTTAATCATAAAAGCAGAGACTTAAAACTTGAAGAAAGATTTCACATCAAAGATTTGAACCTTGACTTGAGACTTGAACCTTGACTCGAGACTTGGCCTCAAGGACTTGAACCTTGACTCGAGACTTGTACTTTAGGACTTAAACCTTCATTGGAGATTTGAGCTTAAGGACTTGTACCTTGACTCGAGACTTGCCCTCAAGGATTTGAAACTTGATATGAGACCAGGCTTTGAGGTCTCAGGACGTAATGCAAAACTTGATATCAAGGGTTTTAGACTTAACTCAAGACTCGACTTCAAGGACTACTAGGTGCTGGAAATTACTGCAACCGCTTGGGGGCACTTTCTAGTGTTACCGCAAGCTGGTACATGATCATGTTAGTGATTAgttgtggcgacccctgaaaaGAGCCTTTCCCATTAATAGCCACTATTCATTGTTGATTGGTTCAGTGCCCAATTAATGAtttctaaacacatttttgattttatttcagcTAAGTGTCAGCCAATTGATCCAAAGTGTTTATTACAAGCAAGTTTAACTCAAGCACACTCACCCCATGGTGTTGAAGTCATCATCAGGGGGAACGTAGTCCTCGTCATCACTTGTCAGGCCCAGCTCGTTGCCATAGCACTGATGGACAAAGTGCCACAGCTCTTTGGGGCACAAGGGCTGAAGAAGGtgtaaagcagaaaataataaattcccttcattttttactttgatgtaTTGAGAGCACTTGCAGGCATCAGATATACTGACTTTATCAAGTAGTGCATTCTGCCATAACCGGAACATCATCATGTATGTCCGGTCCCTGGCTCCGAATGAGGTGAAGAAGTGCTGTGAATAGAAAAGGCAACACTGAAGAGCATTGAAAACTGTACGGTTTGATTCCTGATTGTTTGGGTTGATGGGAATCACCAGTGACACTTTTTAACTTCagataagtaagggttaatggcagacgaagtgtgcggttattactttttaacgcacgccgtggaagcctgaaccgtccgacgcgaagcggacCTGCGACCTGCTTATACCcttggtcacttacaaaagcaatatatattaaccaggttttagtccttaattcttgtttttttgggggatttggatcgcttttctcacaaaaagtggactatatgttacgtgatgcggtgcatcacgtaacatatagtccgcgttgcatagcaccaccgctgcagttaagattcggcgatatatatatgctgatcgtcgcgatgggttgaataaagcatcagttcagagagaaatttCATCTCTTACCACTtgattttgtccaaatgatgaagcaaaaggtttttttaaagaagccggcgcagtgatacaaaacatttaagctaggtgaccagaacttcttttttcaccggttatcaggttttaatgcatacccagcagccaatcagaactgagttttcaaccggaccatggtataattatTGTTAACCTGCAGTCCCTGCAGAGTACACACGTGGACTCCTGTACCTTCTCAGTGTCCGTGCAGACCTGGATGGCATTGGGAATGAGGCGAGCTGTCTTCTCTTTAGTCATGGAACAGATGTCCTTTAGTCTCACTGTTAgctgtacaaacacacacaagtcaTAT
The Oryzias latipes chromosome 13, ASM223467v1 DNA segment above includes these coding regions:
- the gramd1b gene encoding GRAM domain-containing protein 1B isoform X7; translated protein: MADTLRPPSLQVSVPQDAPVYSDGGNHPVSDGCVRSSSSTPTLRRKRFKMRRMRNVPSERELERARIANTHLTARSRSSSKEYLQLPSIEITPSSDEDAASSWSSCSTPSASPRRRRFLLRRWLKVREKKEQGSESSSQQSSQQSSLQSSLQSSLQSSHEDDNTRFLSPLIREESTASNSNKSTPACSPVLRKRSHSPTPQNQEGENMVEKGSDHSSDKSPSTPEQVVQRTYTVQSARSGGKNSKSHKRLSKYDRLNLIKKSQSWYNHERQHILRVLSPTYKQRNEDFRKLFKQLPDTERLIVDYSCALQRDILLQGRLYLSENWICFYSNIFRWETLLTVRLKDICSMTKEKTARLIPNAIQVCTDTEKHFFTSFGARDRTYMMMFRLWQNALLDKPLCPKELWHFVHQCYGNELGLTSDDEDYVPPDDDFNTMGFSEEIPNEENEINNDNLTKSSAEAKPEGSPPPLLKKVIPNSAIPSPGNNDTPITFDLPVEEFTDCLADGELLTVPLLEEEKKETSGPEGPVPSPSLDLNDNEDIPTELSDSSETHDEGEVQAFHDDLNGRQHINEVYRISVDKLYDILFNKSQFMSDFMEQRRFSGYYPLHSYDVVYHPWKKDEGGHQTREIMYTISLSNPLAPKTAAVTETQTLYKASQESECYIIDAEVITHDVPYHDYFYTLNRYMLTRVAKNKCRLRISTELRFRKQPWGLVKGLIEKNFWSGLEENFRHLEMELAKLEEVMNEASQLSPKAKGIKNSTVRRKKRPLPHMRSQHLDEALSPVTTPTDEDVIQRIKQVAGSTQTRSPDHHHMLGGLALYSVSKLLLIISFVICLSLVLLVFLNMMLFYKLWMLEYSAQSLTTWQSLRLQESKLPQTQMEWAQLLEAQQRYHDAELQKWREIIKSSVVLLDQMKDSLLNLQRGIGLRDYNSETEEKKSRYH
- the gramd1b gene encoding GRAM domain-containing protein 1B isoform X11, producing MADTLRPPSLQVSVPQDAPVYSDGGNHPVSDGCVRSSSSTPTLRRKRFKMRRMRNVPSERELERARIANTHLTARSRSSSKEYLQLPSIEITPSSDEDAASSWSSCSTPSASPRRRRFLLRRWLKVREKKEQGSESSSQQSSQQSSLQSSLQSSLQSSHEDDNTRFLSPLIREERSDSAAEKVSTASNSNKSTPACSPVLRKRSHSPTPQNQEGENMVEKGSDHSSDKSPSTPEQVVQRTYTVQSARSGGKNSKKSQSWYNVLSPTYKQRNEDFRKLFKQLPDTERLIVDYSCALQRDILLQGRLYLSENWICFYSNIFRWETLLTVRLKDICSMTKEKTARLIPNAIQVCTDTEKHFFTSFGARDRTYMMMFRLWQNALLDKPLCPKELWHFVHQCYGNELGLTSDDEDYVPPDDDFNTMGFSEEIPNEENEINNDNLTKSSAEAKPEGSPPPLLKKVIPNSAIPSPGNNDTPITFDLPVEEFTDCLADGELLTVPLLEEEKKETSGPEGPVPSPSLDLNDNEDIPTELSDSSETHDEGEVQAFHDDLNGRQHINEVYRISVDKLYDILFNKSQFMSDFMEQRRFSGYYPLHSYDVVYHPWKKDEGGHQTREIMYTISLSNPLAPKTAAVTETQTLYKASQESECYIIDAEVITHDVPYHDYFYTLNRYMLTRVAKNKCRLRISTELRFRKQPWGLVKGLIEKNFWSGLEENFRHLEMELAKLEEVMNEASQLSPKAKGIKNSTVRRKKRPLPHMRSQHLDEALSPVTTPTDEDVIQRIKQVAGSTQTRSPDHHHMLGGLALYSVSKLLLIISFVICLSLVLLVFLNMMLFYKLWMLEYSAQSLTTWQSLRLQESKLPQTQMEWAQLLEAQQRYHDAELQKWREIIKSSVVLLDQMKDSLLNLQRGIGLRDYNSETEEKKSRYH
- the gramd1b gene encoding GRAM domain-containing protein 1B isoform X6 is translated as MADTLRPPSLQVSVPQDAPVYSDGGNHPVSDGCVRSSSSTPTLRRKRFKMRRMRNVPSERELERARIANTHLTARSRSSSKEYLQLPSIEITPSSDEDAASSWSSCSTPSASPRRRRFLLRRWLKVREKKEQGSESSSQQSSQQSSLQSSLQSSLQSSHEDDNTRFLSPLIREERSDSAAEKVSTASNSNKSTPACSPVLRKRSHSPTPQNQEGENMVEKGSDHSSDKSPSTPEQVVQRTYTVQSARSGGKNSKSHKRLSKKSQSWYNHERQHILRVLSPTYKQRNEDFRKLFKQLPDTERLIVDYSCALQRDILLQGRLYLSENWICFYSNIFRWETLLTVRLKDICSMTKEKTARLIPNAIQVCTDTEKHFFTSFGARDRTYMMMFRLWQNALLDKPLCPKELWHFVHQCYGNELGLTSDDEDYVPPDDDFNTMGFSEEIPNEENEINNDNLTKSSAEAKPEGSPPPLLKKVIPNSAIPSPGNNDTPITFDLPVEEFTDCLADGELLTVPLLEEEKKETSGPEGPVPSPSLDLNDNEDIPTELSDSSETHDEGEVQAFHDDLNGRQHINEVYRISVDKLYDILFNKSQFMSDFMEQRRFSGYYPLHSYDVVYHPWKKDEGGHQTREIMYTISLSNPLAPKTAAVTETQTLYKASQESECYIIDAEVITHDVPYHDYFYTLNRYMLTRVAKNKCRLRISTELRFRKQPWGLVKGLIEKNFWSGLEENFRHLEMELAKLEEVMNEASQLSPKAKGIKNSTVRRKKRPLPHMRSQHLDEALSPVTTPTDEDVIQRIKQVAGSTQTRSPDHHHMLGGLALYSVSKLLLIISFVICLSLVLLVFLNMMLFYKLWMLEYSAQSLTTWQSLRLQESKLPQTQMEWAQLLEAQQRYHDAELQKWREIIKSSVVLLDQMKDSLLNLQRGIGLRDYNSETEEKKSRYH
- the gramd1b gene encoding GRAM domain-containing protein 1B isoform X13 → MADTLRPPSLQVSVPQDAPVYSDGGNHPVSDGCVRSSSSTPTLRRKRFKMRRMRNVPSERELERARIANTHLTARSRSSSKEYLQLPSIEITPSSDEDAASSWSSCSTPSASPRRRRFLLRRWLKVREKKEQGSESSSQQSSQQSSLQSSLQSSLQSSHEDDNTRFLSPLIREERSDSAAEKVSTASNSNKSTPACSPVLRKRSHSPTPQNQEGENMVEKGSDHSSDKSPSTPEQVVQRTYTVQSARSGGKNSKKSQSWYNVLSPTYKQRNEDFRKLFKQLPDTERLIVDYSCALQRDILLQGRLYLSENWICFYSNIFRWETLLTVRLKDICSMTKEKTARLIPNAIQVCTDTEKHFFTSFGARDRTYMMMFRLWQNALLDKPLCPKELWHFVHQCYGNELGLTSDDEDYVPPDDDFNTMGFSEEIPNEENEINNDNLTKSSAEAKPEGSPPPLLKKVIPNSAIPSPGNNDTPITFDLPVEEFTDCLADGELLTVPLLEEEKKETSGPEGPVPSPSLDLNDNEDIPTELSDSSETHDEGEVQAFHDDLNGRQHINEVYRISVDKLYDILFNKSQFMSDFMEQRRFSDVVYHPWKKDEGGHQTREIMYTISLSNPLAPKTAAVTETQTLYKASQESECYIIDAEVITHDVPYHDYFYTLNRYMLTRVAKNKCRLRISTELRFRKQPWGLVKGLIEKNFWSGLEENFRHLEMELAKLEEVMNEASQLSPKAKGIKNSTVRRKKRPLPHMRSQHLDEALSPVTTPTDEDVIQRIKQVAGSTQTRSPDHHHMLGGLALYSVSKLLLIISFVICLSLVLLVFLNMMLFYKLWMLEYSAQSLTTWQSLRLQESKLPQTQMEWAQLLEAQQRYHDAELQKWREIIKSSVVLLDQMKDSLLNLQRGIGLRDYNSETEEKKSRYH
- the gramd1b gene encoding GRAM domain-containing protein 1B isoform X5: MADTLRPPSLQVSVPQDAPVYSDGGNHPVSDGCVRSSSSTPTLRRKRFKMRRMRNVPSERELERARIANTHLTARSRSSSKEYLQLPSIEITPSSDEDAASSWSSCSTPSASPRRRRFLLRRWLKVREKKEQGSESSSQQSSQQSSLQSSLQSSLQSSHEDDNTRFLSPLIREERSDSAAEKVSTASNSNKSTPACSPVLRKRSHSPTPQNQEGENMVEKGSDHSSDKSPSTPEQVVQRTYTVQSARSGGKNSKSHKRLSKYDRLNLIKKSQSWYNVLSPTYKQRNEDFRKLFKQLPDTERLIVDYSCALQRDILLQGRLYLSENWICFYSNIFRWETLLTVRLKDICSMTKEKTARLIPNAIQVCTDTEKHFFTSFGARDRTYMMMFRLWQNALLDKPLCPKELWHFVHQCYGNELGLTSDDEDYVPPDDDFNTMGFSEEIPNEENEINNDNLTKSSAEAKPEGSPPPLLKKVIPNSAIPSPGNNDTPITFDLPVEEFTDCLADGELLTVPLLEEEKKETSGPEGPVPSPSLDLNDNEDIPTELSDSSETHDEGEVQAFHDDLNGRQHINEVYRISVDKLYDILFNKSQFMSDFMEQRRFSGYYPLHSYDVVYHPWKKDEGGHQTREIMYTISLSNPLAPKTAAVTETQTLYKASQESECYIIDAEVITHDVPYHDYFYTLNRYMLTRVAKNKCRLRISTELRFRKQPWGLVKGLIEKNFWSGLEENFRHLEMELAKLEEVMNEASQLSPKAKGIKNSTVRRKKRPLPHMRSQHLDEALSPVTTPTDEDVIQRIKQVAGSTQTRSPDHHHMLGGLALYSVSKLLLIISFVICLSLVLLVFLNMMLFYKLWMLEYSAQSLTTWQSLRLQESKLPQTQMEWAQLLEAQQRYHDAELQKWREIIKSSVVLLDQMKDSLLNLQRGIGLRDYNSETEEKKSRYH
- the gramd1b gene encoding GRAM domain-containing protein 1B isoform X14, which produces MADTLRPPSLQVSVPQDAPVYSDGGNHPVSDGCVRSSSSTPTLRRKRFKMRRMRNVPSERELERARIANTHLTARSRSSSKEYLQLPSIEITPSSDEDAASSWSSCSTPSASPRRRRFLLRRWLKVREKKEQGSESSSQQSSQQSSLQSSLQSSLQSSHEDDNTRFLSPLIREERSDSAAEKVSTASNSNKSTPACSPVLRKRSHSPTPQNQEGENMVEKGSDHSSDKSPSTPEQVVQRTYTVQSARSGGKNSKKSQSWYNVLSPTYKQRNEDFRKLFKQLPDTERLIVDYSCALQRDILLQGRLYLSENWICFYSNIFRWETLLTVRLKDICSMTKEKTARLIPNAIQVCTDTEKHFFTSFGARDRTYMMMFRLWQNALLDKPLCPKELWHFVHQCYGNELGLTSDDEDYVPPDDDFNTMGFSEEIPNEENEINNDNLTKSSAEAKPEGSPPPLLKKVIPNSAIPSPGNNDTPITFDLPVEEFTDCLADGELLTVPLLEEEKKETSGPEGPVPSPSLDLNDNEDIPTELSDSSETHDEGEVQAFHDDLNGRQHINEVYRISVDKLYDILFNKSQFMSDFMEQRRFSDVVYHPWKKDEGGHQTREIMYTISLSNPLAPKTAAVTETQTLYKASQESECYIIDAEVITHDVPYHDYFYTLNRYMLTRVAKNKCRLRISTELRFRKQPWGLVKGLIEKNFWSGLEENFRHLEMELAKLEEVMNEASQLSPKAKGIKNSTVRRKKRPLPHMRSQHLDEALSPVTTPTDEDVIQRIKQVAGSTQTRSPDHHHMLGGLALYSVSKLLLIISFVLVLLVFLNMMLFYKLWMLEYSAQSLTTWQSLRLQESKLPQTQMEWAQLLEAQQRYHDAELQKWREIIKSSVVLLDQMKDSLLNLQRGIGLRDYNSETEEKKSRYH
- the gramd1b gene encoding GRAM domain-containing protein 1B isoform X12 gives rise to the protein MADTLRPPSLQVSVPQDAPVYSDGGNHPVSDGCVRSSSSTPTLRRKRFKMRRMRNVPSERELERARIANTHLTARSRSSSKEYLQLPSIEITPSSDEDAASSWSSCSTPSASPRRRRFLLRRWLKVREKKEQGSESSSQQSSQQSSLQSSLQSSLQSSHEDDNTRFLSPLIREERSDSAAEKVSTASNSNKSTPACSPVLRKRSHSPTPQNQEGENMVEKGSDHSSDKSPSTPEQVVQRTYTVQSARSGGKNSKSHKRLSKKSQSWYNVLSPTYKQRNEDFRKLFKQLPDTERLIVDYSCALQRDILLQGRLYLSENWICFYSNIFRWETLLTVRLKDICSMTKEKTARLIPNAIQVCTDTEKHFFTSFGARDRTYMMMFRLWQNALLDKPLCPKELWHFVHQCYGNELGLTSDDEDYVPPDDDFNTMGFSEEIPNEENEINNDNLTKSSAEAKPEGSPPPLLKKVIPNSAIPSPGNNDTPITFDLPVEEFTDCLADGELLTVPLLEEEKKETSGPEGPVPSPSLDLNDNEDIPTELSDSSETHDEGEVQAFHDDLNGRQHINEVYRISVDKLYDILFNKSQFMSDFMEQRRFSDVVYHPWKKDEGGHQTREIMYTISLSNPLAPKTAAVTETQTLYKASQESECYIIDAEVITHDVPYHDYFYTLNRYMLTRVAKNKCRLRISTELRFRKQPWGLVKGLIEKNFWSGLEENFRHLEMELAKLEEVMNEASQLSPKAKGIKNSTVRRKKRPLPHMRSQHLDEALSPVTTPTDEDVIQRIKQVAGSTQTRSPDHHHMLGGLALYSVSKLLLIISFVICLSLVLLVFLNMMLFYKLWMLEYSAQSLTTWQSLRLQESKLPQTQMEWAQLLEAQQRYHDAELQKWREIIKSSVVLLDQMKDSLLNLQRGIGLRDYNSETEEKKSRYH
- the gramd1b gene encoding GRAM domain-containing protein 1B isoform X15, with the translated sequence MADTLRPPSLQVSVPQDAPVYSDGGNHPVSDGCVRSSSSTPTLRRKRFKMRRMRNVPSERELERARIANTHLTARSRSSSKEYLQLPSIEITPSSDEDAASSWSSCSTPSASPRRRRFLLRRWLKVREKKEQGSESSSQQSSQQSSLQSSLQSSLQSSHEDDNTRFLSPLIREESTASNSNKSTPACSPVLRKRSHSPTPQNQEGENMVEKGSDHSSDKSPSTPEQVVQRTYTVQSARSGGKNSKKSQSWYNVLSPTYKQRNEDFRKLFKQLPDTERLIVDYSCALQRDILLQGRLYLSENWICFYSNIFRWETLLTVRLKDICSMTKEKTARLIPNAIQVCTDTEKHFFTSFGARDRTYMMMFRLWQNALLDKPLCPKELWHFVHQCYGNELGLTSDDEDYVPPDDDFNTMGFSEEIPNEENEINNDNLTKSSAEAKPEGSPPPLLKKVIPNSAIPSPGNNDTPITFDLPVEEFTDCLADGELLTVPLLEEEKKETSGPEGPVPSPSLDLNDNEDIPTELSDSSETHDEGEVQAFHDDLNGRQHINEVYRISVDKLYDILFNKSQFMSDFMEQRRFSDVVYHPWKKDEGGHQTREIMYTISLSNPLAPKTAAVTETQTLYKASQESECYIIDAEVITHDVPYHDYFYTLNRYMLTRVAKNKCRLRISTELRFRKQPWGLVKGLIEKNFWSGLEENFRHLEMELAKLEEVMNEASQLSPKAKGIKNSTVRRKKRPLPHMRSQHLDEALSPVTTPTDEDVIQRIKQVAGSTQTRSPDHHHMLGGLALYSVSKLLLIISFVLVLLVFLNMMLFYKLWMLEYSAQSLTTWQSLRLQESKLPQTQMEWAQLLEAQQRYHDAELQKWREIIKSSVVLLDQMKDSLLNLQRGIGLRDYNSETEEKKSRYH